A stretch of the Fusobacterium varium genome encodes the following:
- a CDS encoding polysaccharide biosynthesis protein has product MKNILIIGAGYAGKAVAAGIVEDKIQYNVVGFLDNDDFKVGKKFLGIEVKDKSDNLKKFLKSNKVDICVIASTSISKQDLEKLIKVLNLNKIEIKIIPNMSQLMMSKNFFSQVKDFEIEDLLGREVVQHNILQIKTFLENKKILVTGAAGSIGSELSKQIVKYSPEELILLDINENDLYFLELFLRETYPEIKLNIEIGNIRDKKKIEYLFDKYKPQLVFHAAAHKHVPLMERNPEEAVKNNIYGTKNLIESSILNEVEKFVLISTDKAVNPTSVMGTTKRVTEMLVEHYNDKGKTKFMAVRFGNVLGSNGSVIPIFKKKIAERKNLTVTHPDIIRYFMTISEASQLVLRAGSLGNGGEVFVLDMGEPIKIIDLAKKMIELSGLEKEIGIEITGLRPGEKLYEELLYDVKHCEKTESQKIYIAKLKSENDNLEELLEKLKESLNEYSNEKIKNILKLIVPTYKEPK; this is encoded by the coding sequence ATGAAAAATATTTTAATCATAGGCGCGGGATATGCAGGAAAAGCTGTGGCTGCTGGAATAGTAGAAGATAAAATTCAATATAATGTTGTAGGGTTTTTGGATAATGATGATTTTAAAGTGGGGAAAAAATTTTTAGGAATAGAAGTAAAAGATAAAAGTGACAATTTAAAAAAATTTTTAAAATCAAATAAAGTGGATATTTGTGTGATAGCTAGTACGTCAATATCAAAACAAGATTTAGAAAAACTTATTAAAGTATTAAATTTAAATAAGATAGAAATAAAAATTATTCCTAATATGTCCCAACTTATGATGTCAAAGAATTTTTTCTCGCAAGTAAAAGATTTTGAAATAGAAGACTTATTGGGAAGAGAAGTAGTCCAGCATAATATTTTACAGATAAAAACTTTTTTAGAAAATAAGAAGATACTAGTTACAGGAGCAGCAGGATCAATAGGAAGTGAACTATCAAAACAGATAGTAAAGTATAGTCCTGAGGAATTGATTTTGTTGGATATAAATGAAAATGATCTATATTTTCTAGAACTTTTTTTAAGAGAAACATATCCAGAAATTAAATTGAATATTGAAATAGGGAATATAAGAGATAAGAAAAAAATAGAATATCTTTTTGATAAATATAAACCTCAATTGGTATTTCATGCAGCAGCTCATAAACATGTGCCGTTAATGGAGAGAAATCCAGAAGAAGCTGTAAAAAATAATATATATGGAACTAAAAATCTAATTGAAAGTTCAATATTAAATGAAGTGGAAAAGTTTGTTTTAATCTCAACAGATAAAGCAGTAAATCCTACTAGTGTTATGGGAACAACTAAAAGAGTAACGGAAATGCTTGTGGAACACTACAATGATAAAGGAAAAACAAAATTCATGGCTGTTAGATTTGGTAATGTTTTAGGAAGTAATGGAAGTGTTATTCCAATTTTTAAAAAGAAGATAGCAGAAAGAAAAAATTTAACAGTAACTCATCCAGATATAATAAGATATTTTATGACAATATCTGAAGCGAGTCAGCTTGTATTAAGAGCAGGAAGCCTTGGCAACGGGGGAGAAGTTTTTGTTCTTGATATGGGAGAACCAATAAAAATAATAGATTTAGCAAAGAAAATGATTGAATTATCAGGATTGGAAAAAGAAATAGGTATAGAAATAACTGGACTTAGACCAGGAGAAAAGCTATATGAGGAACTACTTTATGATGTAAAACATTGTGAAAAAACTGAATCACAGAAGATATATATAGCTAAATTAAAATCTGAAAACGATAATTTAGAAGAATTATTAGAAAAATTAAAAGAATCATTAAATGAATATAGTAATGAGAAAATAAAAAATATTTTGAAATTAATAGTTCCAACATATAAAGAGCCAAAATAA
- the wecC gene encoding UDP-N-acetyl-D-mannosaminuronic acid dehydrogenase yields MNILLRKAEEKDLKITILGMGYIGLPTAIAFARAGFTVNGFDVNKKVIETLKNGHIHIVEPDLQGAFEEALRSGRLLPTDKLEKSDVFIIAVPTPFKKEHEEKIADLSYVESGAKEVAEVLEENNLVILESTVPPMTTKLMTDILERESGISRDKFMTVHCPERVLPGKILYELEHNDRIIGAERKEAAEYTKVIYKAMVKEGTCYITDDITAEMCKLVENTFRDVNIAFANELSVICDKLNINVFELIKLANKHPRVNILTPGAGVGGHCLAVDPWFIVEKFPKEANVIREARLINDFKPRFIVNKVDEILKGNKELTVGVLGLAYKPDIDDLRESPAMEIAEILRDKGYKVIACEPNVDKKEVDGFKLYSLEEILKKADYLVLAQRHKEFKENIQLLKTKKIYDCLGILK; encoded by the coding sequence ATGAACATACTTTTAAGGAAAGCAGAAGAAAAAGATTTAAAAATTACAATATTGGGAATGGGATATATAGGTCTTCCAACAGCAATAGCATTTGCAAGAGCTGGATTTACAGTAAATGGTTTTGATGTAAATAAGAAAGTTATAGAAACTTTAAAAAATGGACATATCCATATAGTAGAACCAGATCTTCAAGGAGCTTTTGAAGAAGCTTTGAGAAGTGGGAGATTACTTCCTACAGATAAACTAGAAAAATCAGATGTATTTATAATAGCAGTACCAACACCATTTAAAAAAGAACATGAAGAAAAAATAGCAGATTTATCATATGTTGAAAGTGGAGCAAAAGAAGTGGCAGAGGTATTGGAAGAGAATAATCTGGTTATACTGGAATCAACAGTTCCTCCAATGACAACAAAGTTAATGACAGATATATTAGAAAGAGAATCAGGGATATCAAGAGATAAATTTATGACAGTTCATTGCCCAGAGAGAGTATTACCAGGAAAGATACTATATGAACTTGAGCATAATGACAGAATAATAGGAGCTGAAAGAAAAGAAGCAGCTGAATATACTAAGGTAATATATAAAGCAATGGTAAAAGAAGGAACATGTTATATAACAGATGATATAACAGCTGAAATGTGTAAATTAGTAGAGAATACATTCAGAGATGTAAATATTGCTTTTGCAAATGAATTGTCAGTAATATGTGACAAGCTTAATATAAATGTATTTGAACTTATAAAACTGGCAAATAAGCATCCAAGGGTAAATATACTAACACCAGGAGCTGGAGTAGGAGGACATTGCCTTGCAGTAGATCCATGGTTTATAGTAGAAAAATTCCCCAAAGAAGCAAATGTAATAAGAGAAGCAAGATTAATTAATGATTTTAAGCCAAGATTTATAGTAAATAAAGTAGATGAAATACTTAAAGGAAATAAGGAATTGACAGTTGGAGTATTAGGACTGGCATATAAACCAGATATAGATGATCTAAGAGAATCACCAGCAATGGAGATAGCAGAGATATTAAGAGATAAAGGATATAAAGTAATAGCTTGTGAACCAAATGTAGATAAAAAAGAAGTGGATGGATTTAAGCTTTATTCTTTAGAAGAGATTCTAAAAAAAGCAGATTATTTAGTATTAGCACAAAGACATAAAGAGTTTAAAGAAAATATCCAACTATTAAAAACTAAAAAAATATATGATTGCTTAGGAATTTTGAAATAG
- the wecB gene encoding UDP-N-acetylglucosamine 2-epimerase, with protein sequence MKVGLIFGTRPEAIKMSPVYHELKENGIDVKVVVTGQHKEMLYQVLDLFGIKPDYDLEIMKQGQGLSELTGRLMLELDKIVKKEKFDYILVQGDTTSVLTGALTAFYNQIPVGHIEAGLRTGDIYSPFPEEANRKLVGNITDIHFAPTDVNVNNLLRENYPKEKIIKCGNTVIDALYWVKKNKNKDIEEIKKKYGVDDKKYILITMHRRENWGKPMEETLRAVRDYLEKHKDIYLVFPMHLNPLVRDTAHRVLDGFERKILIEPLEYLEFIAIMDGAHYIMTDSGGVQEEAPSLGKPTLVLRDTTERPEAIEAGTAKLTGTKYGDVIKDMELLEGETYEKMSKANNPYGDGKTSERIRNYLETI encoded by the coding sequence ATGAAAGTAGGATTAATATTTGGAACAAGACCAGAAGCTATAAAAATGTCTCCAGTATATCATGAACTTAAGGAAAATGGAATAGATGTAAAAGTTGTAGTGACAGGTCAGCATAAAGAAATGCTTTATCAGGTATTAGATCTATTTGGAATAAAACCTGATTATGACTTAGAAATAATGAAACAGGGGCAAGGACTTTCAGAACTTACAGGAAGACTGATGTTGGAACTGGATAAAATAGTAAAAAAAGAAAAATTTGACTATATTTTAGTTCAAGGAGATACAACATCAGTTCTCACAGGAGCATTGACAGCTTTCTATAATCAAATACCAGTGGGGCATATAGAAGCTGGACTTAGAACAGGAGATATATACTCTCCATTTCCAGAGGAAGCAAATAGAAAATTAGTTGGAAATATAACTGATATTCATTTTGCACCTACAGATGTAAATGTAAATAACTTACTAAGAGAAAATTATCCCAAAGAAAAGATAATAAAATGTGGAAACACAGTGATAGATGCTCTTTATTGGGTAAAGAAAAATAAAAATAAGGATATAGAAGAAATTAAGAAAAAGTATGGAGTAGATGATAAAAAATATATTCTTATAACAATGCATAGAAGGGAAAATTGGGGTAAACCAATGGAGGAAACTCTAAGAGCAGTCAGAGATTATTTGGAGAAACATAAAGATATTTACTTAGTCTTTCCAATGCATTTAAATCCTCTAGTTAGAGATACAGCACATAGAGTGTTAGATGGATTTGAAAGAAAAATTTTAATAGAACCTTTGGAGTATCTTGAGTTTATAGCAATAATGGATGGAGCTCATTATATAATGACAGATTCAGGAGGAGTACAGGAAGAAGCACCAAGCTTAGGAAAGCCAACACTTGTACTGAGAGATACAACAGAGAGGCCAGAAGCAATAGAAGCAGGAACAGCAAAACTTACAGGAACAAAGTATGGAGATGTAATAAAGGATATGGAGCTATTAGAGGGAGAAACTTATGAAAAAATGTCTAAGGCTAATAATCCATATGGAGATGGAAAAACATCAGAAAGAATAAGAAACTATTTAGAAACTATCTAG
- a CDS encoding putative aminotransferase, whose amino-acid sequence MGRVINLSIPNLGKENILRNLSECLESGWVSTGGRFISEFEDKIAKYVGVKEAVGIQSGTAGLHTALRVLGVERDEEVIAPTLTFIAAVNPITYLGAQPVFIDCDDTFCIDPIKLEKFCREECEIIEGKFYNKKTKKQIKVIVVVHVFGNMADMEKIMDIAQKYNLKVLEDSTEALGTYYISGRYKGKFAGTIGDIGVYSFNANKIITTGGGGMVVSNNQELLDKVRFLSVQAKTNPLYFIHDEIGYNYRMLNLQAALGTEQIDQLEDFINIKIRNYKRYKEAIEKIEGLDLMPFNDNIRSNHWFYSLLVDKEKYGLNKDELLLKLNEENIQSRPIWGLIHQQKPYLNNEAYEMEKSLYYIDRILNIPCSTNLTEEEVNVVIEKLKKYKS is encoded by the coding sequence ATGGGAAGAGTAATAAATTTATCAATTCCAAATCTGGGGAAAGAAAATATTCTAAGAAATCTAAGTGAATGTTTAGAGAGTGGTTGGGTATCAACTGGAGGAAGATTTATAAGTGAATTTGAAGATAAAATAGCTAAATATGTAGGAGTAAAGGAAGCTGTAGGAATACAAAGTGGAACAGCAGGACTTCATACAGCTTTGAGAGTATTGGGAGTAGAAAGAGATGAAGAAGTAATAGCCCCTACATTAACATTTATTGCAGCAGTAAATCCAATAACTTATTTGGGAGCACAACCAGTATTTATAGATTGTGATGATACATTTTGTATAGACCCAATAAAATTAGAAAAATTTTGTAGAGAAGAATGTGAAATAATAGAAGGAAAATTTTATAACAAGAAAACTAAAAAGCAAATAAAAGTAATAGTGGTAGTCCATGTTTTTGGAAATATGGCTGATATGGAAAAAATAATGGATATAGCCCAAAAATATAATTTAAAAGTATTAGAAGATTCAACAGAGGCATTAGGAACTTATTATATATCAGGAAGATACAAAGGAAAATTTGCAGGAACAATAGGGGATATTGGAGTTTATTCTTTCAATGCAAACAAGATAATAACTACTGGTGGGGGAGGAATGGTTGTTTCAAATAACCAAGAACTTTTAGATAAAGTAAGATTTTTATCAGTACAAGCAAAAACTAACCCACTGTATTTTATTCATGATGAAATTGGGTATAACTACAGAATGCTTAATCTTCAGGCTGCTTTAGGAACAGAACAGATAGATCAGCTTGAGGATTTTATAAATATAAAAATTAGAAATTATAAAAGATATAAAGAAGCAATAGAAAAAATAGAAGGGTTGGATCTAATGCCTTTTAATGATAATATCAGATCGAATCATTGGTTTTATTCTCTATTAGTAGATAAAGAAAAATATGGCTTAAATAAAGATGAGCTTTTATTGAAGCTGAATGAAGAAAATATACAGTCTAGACCAATATGGGGACTTATTCATCAACAGAAACCTTATTTAAATAACGAAGCCTATGAAATGGAAAAATCTCTATATTACATTGATAGAATATTAAATATACCATGCAGTACTAACCTTACTGAAGAAGAGGTAAATGTAGTAATAGAGAAATTAAAAAAATATAAAAGTTGA